From one Macaca nemestrina isolate mMacNem1 chromosome 3, mMacNem.hap1, whole genome shotgun sequence genomic stretch:
- the LRP2B gene encoding LRP2-binding protein isoform X2 — protein MKLTSEKLPKNPFYASISQYAAKNQKPFQWKKEKTDHYSHANLVDKALQLLKKRILKGDTLAYFLRGQLYFEEGWYEEALEQFEEIEEKDHQATYQLGVMYYDGLGTILNSKGVDYMKKILDSPCPKARHLKFAAAYNLGRAYYEGKGVKRSNEEAERLWLFAADNGNPKASVKAQSMLGLYYSTKEPKELEKAFYWHSEACGNGNLESQGALGLMYLYGQGIRQDTEAALHCLREAAERGNVYAQGNLVEYYYKMKFFTKCVAFSKRIADYDEVHDIPMIAQVTDCLPEFISRGMAMASFYHARCLQLGLGITRDEATAKHYYSKACRLNPALADELHSLLIRQRI, from the exons ATGAAGTTGACCAGCGAAAAGTTGCCCAAGAACCCCTTTTATGCCTCCATATCTCAATATGCTGCTAAAAACCAAAAACCCTTccaatggaaaaaggaaaagactg atcatTACAGCCATGCTAATTTGGTGGATAAGGCATTGCAGCTCTTGAAGAAAAGAATACTGAAAGGAGACACTCTGGCATATTTCCTGAGAGGTCAACTATATTTTGAAGAG GGATGGTATGAAGAAGCATTAGAACAGTTTGAAGAAATCGAGGAGAAAGACCATCAAGCAACTTACCAGCTAGGAGTGATGTACTATGATGGGCTGGGGACCATTCTAAATTCT AAAGGGGTGGACTACATGAAGAAAATTCTTGATTCTCCATGTCCCAAAGCAAGACACTTAAAATTTGCAGCTGCTTACAACCTCGGAAGAGCTTATTATGAAGGAAAAGGTGTTAAACGATCAAATGAGGAAGCCGAAAG ACTGTGGCTTTTCGCAGCAGACAATGGAAATCCCAAAGCTAGTGTGAAGGCTCAAAGTATGCTCGGGCTGTATTACTCAACCAAGGAGCCCAAGGAGTTAGAAAAG GCATTTTACTGGCATTCAGAAGCATGTGGCAATGGAAATCTGGAGTCCCAGGGTGCACTTGGGCTCATGTACTTGTACGGACAAGGCATCCGGCAGGATACGGAGGCTGCCCTGCATTGCTTAAGAGAAGCAGCAGAACGCGGAAACGTCTATGCTCAAGGGAATCTCGTGGAGTATTACTATAAGATGAAATTTTTTACAAAGTGTGTTGCATTTTCTAAAAG GATTGCTGACTATGATGAGGTGCACGACATCCCCATGATTGCCCAGGTCACAGACTGTCTCCCGGAGTTCATCAGCAGAGGCATGGCAATGGCATCCTTCTACCACGCAAGGTGTCTCCAGCTCGGCTTGGGCATCACCAGGGACGAAGCAACGGCTAAGCACTATTATTCTAAA GCTTGTCGTCTGAACCCTGCACTGGCAGATGAACTTCACTCCTTACTTATTCGTCAAAGAATTTAG
- the LRP2B gene encoding LRP2-binding protein isoform X1: MKLTSEKLPKNPFYASISQYAAKNQKPFQWKKEKTDHYSHANLVDKALQLLKKRILKGDTLAYFLRGQLYFEEGWYEEALEQFEEIEEKDHQATYQLGVMYYDGLGTILNSEKGVDYMKKILDSPCPKARHLKFAAAYNLGRAYYEGKGVKRSNEEAERLWLFAADNGNPKASVKAQSMLGLYYSTKEPKELEKAFYWHSEACGNGNLESQGALGLMYLYGQGIRQDTEAALHCLREAAERGNVYAQGNLVEYYYKMKFFTKCVAFSKRIADYDEVHDIPMIAQVTDCLPEFISRGMAMASFYHARCLQLGLGITRDEATAKHYYSKACRLNPALADELHSLLIRQRI; the protein is encoded by the exons ATGAAGTTGACCAGCGAAAAGTTGCCCAAGAACCCCTTTTATGCCTCCATATCTCAATATGCTGCTAAAAACCAAAAACCCTTccaatggaaaaaggaaaagactg atcatTACAGCCATGCTAATTTGGTGGATAAGGCATTGCAGCTCTTGAAGAAAAGAATACTGAAAGGAGACACTCTGGCATATTTCCTGAGAGGTCAACTATATTTTGAAGAG GGATGGTATGAAGAAGCATTAGAACAGTTTGAAGAAATCGAGGAGAAAGACCATCAAGCAACTTACCAGCTAGGAGTGATGTACTATGATGGGCTGGGGACCATTCTAAATTCT GAGAAAGGGGTGGACTACATGAAGAAAATTCTTGATTCTCCATGTCCCAAAGCAAGACACTTAAAATTTGCAGCTGCTTACAACCTCGGAAGAGCTTATTATGAAGGAAAAGGTGTTAAACGATCAAATGAGGAAGCCGAAAG ACTGTGGCTTTTCGCAGCAGACAATGGAAATCCCAAAGCTAGTGTGAAGGCTCAAAGTATGCTCGGGCTGTATTACTCAACCAAGGAGCCCAAGGAGTTAGAAAAG GCATTTTACTGGCATTCAGAAGCATGTGGCAATGGAAATCTGGAGTCCCAGGGTGCACTTGGGCTCATGTACTTGTACGGACAAGGCATCCGGCAGGATACGGAGGCTGCCCTGCATTGCTTAAGAGAAGCAGCAGAACGCGGAAACGTCTATGCTCAAGGGAATCTCGTGGAGTATTACTATAAGATGAAATTTTTTACAAAGTGTGTTGCATTTTCTAAAAG GATTGCTGACTATGATGAGGTGCACGACATCCCCATGATTGCCCAGGTCACAGACTGTCTCCCGGAGTTCATCAGCAGAGGCATGGCAATGGCATCCTTCTACCACGCAAGGTGTCTCCAGCTCGGCTTGGGCATCACCAGGGACGAAGCAACGGCTAAGCACTATTATTCTAAA GCTTGTCGTCTGAACCCTGCACTGGCAGATGAACTTCACTCCTTACTTATTCGTCAAAGAATTTAG